ATTGTTTGGCGCTCGCGGTTCTTTTTGTCGAGGAGTTCGGCGATCTTTCTTGCCTCTCCAAACGACCCAGCCTCGAATAATTCGATAACATGATTTGCGACGTCCATTCGCCCTGCCGCATTGATCCGGGGAGCGATCCGAAATCCGATATCGTAGCTGGTCATGTCGGATCGGCATCCGGCCGCCTCCATCAAAGCACGAAGGCCGAAATTCGTCGTCGCGGTAATATCTCGAAGCCCGAGTGCCACGATGGATCGATTTTCGCCGCTCAGCCGCATTACGTCTGCGACCGTACCGATTGCAGCTATTTTTAAGAATGACCGGACCACCTCGTCACGGCCATGATCGCGCAGCAATGCCTGCGCCAGCTTGTACGCAACCCCGACGCCGGCGAGATCCTTGTCCGGATAAGGACAGCCCGGCTGATTGGGGTTGACCACGGCGACCGCCGGCGGATTGCCTCGTTCAGGGTCAGAAATGTGGTGGTCGGTCACTATCACGTCCAGGTCATTGTCCCGAGCCCATTCCAGCGGTTCAAAGCTGCGTATTCCGCAATCTACGGTGATCACCAGCGAGCAGCCGCGCTGCTTTGCCGCCGCCATTGCAGGGATGTTGAGTCCATATCCCTCTGTAAATCGATTTGGTACGTGATATTCGCTATCGAGTCCGAGGATCCTTAAGGCCTTTCGCAGCAGGACCGTTCCCGTTGTTCCATCGACGTCGTAATCGCCCCAGATCAAGATCTTCTCCCGGCTCGCGACCGCGGCCGTAAGACGCTCAAGCGCTGTGTCGATCCCCGCGAGCAGAGAAGGATCGCTTAAGTTGGATTCCGAGGGGTTGAGAAAGCTCTCGGCTGCGGCGACCGTATCGTACCCCCGGGCGATCAGAAGCGCAGCCGTAAGCGGCCGCACACCGATCAGGCCCGCGAGTTCCTCGGCAGCCCGATGGTCGTGTTTAGCGATCTCCCATCGTTTTTCGAGCATTCTTCGGTCAAATGTTGATCTGCGGGCTCAGCACACCCTGCCAAAGCAGAACGATGATAACCGTTCCGAGTATCAGGCGGTAGACAATGAAGATCAGTGTTGAATTCTTGCGCAGGAACGCGAGAAGGAACCAGATCGAAAGATAGCCGACAACGGCGGAAACGATCGTTGCGACGAAAAGCGGCATGAAGCTGTTCTCGGGCAGGATGTTCCATGCCTCGCGCAATTGAAGCAGGCCCGCGGCCGTGATCGCCGGGACAGAAAGCAGAAACGAGAAGCGCGCGGCTGTTTCGCGTGTTTGGCCTGCGAACAAACCGCCCATTATCGTGGATCCCGACCGGCTAGCACCGGGCATCAATGCCAGAACTTGGGCGAAACCGACGACCAACGCGTCAAAAGCGCCAAGCCTTTTCAGTTCTTTTCGTTGGCTTCCTACAAGTTCCGCGATTCCAAGCAAAATTGCGATCCCGATCAGCATGAACGATATGGTCCATAGATTTTTGGTATCGGGCCCCTCAATGTACTCCTTGAACCAGAACCCGACAATCCCGATCGGGATCGATCCGATTATTATCAGCCAGCCAAGCCACGCCTCTTCCGATAGCCAGATCGGCCTAACGCCGCCTGTTCCGGAGTGTCGAACGGGACGCTTTCGGGTCAACACGCCCCAGTGGTCGCGGATGAACGCATTTGCAATTCCGAGAATGTCACCGGCGAAATAAACAAGTACCGCGGCGATCGTACCCAGTTGGATGACCGCCATGGTCGCAGTGATTTGTTCGGGATTCCCGTTATAAAGATCGATCCAGCGACTAGCAAATACCAAATGAGCGGTCGAACTTATAGGAATGAATTCGGTAAGGCCCTGGACGATTCCTAGAATTACAGCCTGAAGATATGTCATAAACGCCGCGCTTTGTGGGCGAAAAAGGGCAAGAATGGGGAAACTGCGGAGATTATACCGCTTTCGAGCGAACGAATCTATTCACGGTATCGTGCTCTACCCGCGATGCGGTCATACAGCCAGGCGGGCATGAGCTTACCGGCTCTGACGATCGTGGCAAGCTGCCATGGAAACGCGGCGAACTTCTTCTTTTTCTCGATCGCCCTGATGAAATTCGGGATCGCATCGTCGAGTTCCATCAGGAACGGCATTTTGTTCGCTCGTCCGGACGTCAAAGGAGTGCGGATAAATCCGGGCTGAATGATCGTAACATCGACGCCGGTGTGCCTGAGATCGAGCCTGACACTTTCAAAAAACGCTGTCATACCGGCTTTGCTTGCCGAATATGCGGCCGACTTGGGCAAACCTCGAAATCCTGCAAGGCTGGAGATCGCTACGACCTGGCCATATCCGCGTTCGACCATTTTCGGCACGACGGCGTGGACTGCATTGACCGCTCCCATCAGATTGGTATCGATCACCTTTTTGACCGCAATCGGTTTGTACGACCGTGTCTCATCGTCATTGCCGCCAATACCGGCGTTGGCGATCAAAACGTCAATGTGTCCGAATTCGGAACGCATTTCATCCGCCGCATCGTAAACGGCAACTTCATCGGTAACATCGAGCGCGTACGATCGTGCCTGGCCGCCCGCAGCCCGGCATCGGTCAGCAAGATCGTCCAACATCTCCCTCCGCCTTGCAACGAGCCCTACAATTGCTCCTCGTGTCGCAAGCGCAAGAGCAAGTGCCTCGCCGATGCCGCTAGAAGCACCGGTTAAGAAGATCACCTTGCCATTCCAATTCATTCGCGTAACTCTAACACAATCTGAACCAAGGTTCGAAAAGTGAAACGGTTCCGAATCGGATATCGATTCTGGGTAATCGATCGAATGATAAACACATTTCGCAGCAATATCAGCGCCGTCTAGCGTTGTAAAAACGAAACCCCGCCGATCGATAACATCGGCAGGGTTCAAATCATTGGTCTGACAAAAAGGTGATCCTATTGGGGAGCACAGACCTCTCATGTCAAAAAGTTCGCGAGACCTCTCGCGGTCTAACCTCGTCGGCCTCTGTACCAAAAGCCGCCGCCACCCAAAAGAAGTACCAGTACAACTATAACGATTAAGAGTGTTGTTGAGTTCATTGATCTAGTTCTCCGCCGACCGAGTTACGGCCGGTTTTGGTTGTTCGCGTTCACCATCGAATTTGATCGATTCATGCCGTTGACGGGACTTGCGGAATTCGCTGCAGATGAATCCGTGCGACCCGCATTTGTCGTCATCGGGGAAGAATTTGAATTGTTCACCAAATAGGCATTGTTCGAGTTTGAACCCCGAGTGTTCGCATTATTTGCGGTGGATGTACATCCTGTCATTACGCACATGGCGAGTGACAAGATGATCGCAGTTGTCTTGCTTTTCATAAAATTTTCGTTTCTTACGTCTCAGTTATTTCTGTCGAGGAATCGCTTTGGAGTTTGAAGGAGAAAGGAAGACCTTTTCTTCGCGACAACCTCTTGAGAATACCCGGGACGCGGCTAACTCTCGCTGCGTCCCGGGTATGAGCAAATACTGTCTATCTGTAGATATGCTGCCCGTTATG
The DNA window shown above is from Chloracidobacterium sp. and carries:
- the recJ gene encoding single-stranded-DNA-specific exonuclease RecJ, which translates into the protein MLEKRWEIAKHDHRAAEELAGLIGVRPLTAALLIARGYDTVAAAESFLNPSESNLSDPSLLAGIDTALERLTAAVASREKILIWGDYDVDGTTGTVLLRKALRILGLDSEYHVPNRFTEGYGLNIPAMAAAKQRGCSLVITVDCGIRSFEPLEWARDNDLDVIVTDHHISDPERGNPPAVAVVNPNQPGCPYPDKDLAGVGVAYKLAQALLRDHGRDEVVRSFLKIAAIGTVADVMRLSGENRSIVALGLRDITATTNFGLRALMEAAGCRSDMTSYDIGFRIAPRINAAGRMDVANHVIELFEAGSFGEARKIAELLDKKNRERQTIQQLITEKAIEQSESNGNLGFIVVAGEGWHRGVIGLAASRIAERLHRPSIVLSTENGIAHGSARSIPNFHLLDALSSCGDLFDQYGGHAAAAGMKMSAENIDELRDRLNVYAENAISVEDRTPALRIDARVASQSLSLELLDEIAKLEPFGAGNPKPIFLTDGLEIRFDPTVMKDKHLKLYLIDSGGRRFEAVWWDGVERSIGRTLTPGTRIQLAYTPEANKWQGNTRLQLVVEDIREHN
- the uppP gene encoding undecaprenyl-diphosphatase UppP — encoded protein: MTYLQAVILGIVQGLTEFIPISSTAHLVFASRWIDLYNGNPEQITATMAVIQLGTIAAVLVYFAGDILGIANAFIRDHWGVLTRKRPVRHSGTGGVRPIWLSEEAWLGWLIIIGSIPIGIVGFWFKEYIEGPDTKNLWTISFMLIGIAILLGIAELVGSQRKELKRLGAFDALVVGFAQVLALMPGASRSGSTIMGGLFAGQTRETAARFSFLLSVPAITAAGLLQLREAWNILPENSFMPLFVATIVSAVVGYLSIWFLLAFLRKNSTLIFIVYRLILGTVIIVLLWQGVLSPQINI
- a CDS encoding SDR family NAD(P)-dependent oxidoreductase, with the protein product MNWNGKVIFLTGASSGIGEALALALATRGAIVGLVARRREMLDDLADRCRAAGGQARSYALDVTDEVAVYDAADEMRSEFGHIDVLIANAGIGGNDDETRSYKPIAVKKVIDTNLMGAVNAVHAVVPKMVERGYGQVVAISSLAGFRGLPKSAAYSASKAGMTAFFESVRLDLRHTGVDVTIIQPGFIRTPLTSGRANKMPFLMELDDAIPNFIRAIEKKKKFAAFPWQLATIVRAGKLMPAWLYDRIAGRARYRE